ATTCTACGATAACCTTTACTAAGTATTTCATTAGCTATAGAGACCCATTCATGATATGGATCATCTTCCTCAACAGCTTGTATAGACGCTTCAGACCCTAGGTTTACGTCGAGTTTTGAATCAGTAAGAGCAACAACAATATAGCTTCTAGTCTTGTGAACTATGAATTTATCGTTTGTATTGAATTTCTTACCTAGAACCTCTACTGCTCCAGAAGCGATGTTTATGGCTGCAGGACCAAATATCTTGATTGCTTCATCTTTTCTTAGCTCAACCGTGGGCATTTCTAATAAACCCTAATACCTTTCCTTAAAGCTATTCTTAAAGCTGCATAAGCATCCTTATTCCTATATGGTTTAAGTATTTCCAATAATTTCTTGTTTAAAGAGCTTGTCTGAGACGATCTATTGCTTCTAGGGGTTGTTTCGTATTCATCCACAACTTCTATGTCAACATTTATTTTTCTCCTAAGATTCGAAGCTATTTCTAACCCATTATAGCCAGCGCCTACTCTAACAATTCTTCTATGAGCAGGAATACTTGATAGATACATTAGTATTTTATCGCTAACCTTATCCAGGGAAACATATCCATGATACAGTATTTCCCCATCACCTATAACTACTATGTAGGGCTTATTACCTGGATCAATACCTATTGATACCTCTCTATACTCTGTCTTAAACATTGTAGCCAGTATTGATTCCTCGAGACCCCTAAGTGAATCGTTTGGATCATATATTATTTTCACATCATCCCTAACAGATGCTTCACGAACAAACTCTTCATAATCAGTATATAAAACACTATAATAAGGTAGATTCTCGGCCCCATCATAAACAGTATAGTTTATTCTACGATTCCCTAAAATATCAATTACCCGTATAAACCATCTAGGCTCATATACTGCTATAACCAGTGGTCTCCTAATCAAATCCTCTGTAAAACCCCGTCCTACTTAATCATTGTTATACAGAGTATTCTACACTATGCTTATGGTCCTGAAGATATATTTATTATAAATTATTTTATTTTTTCTGAATAAATACGCATTATTTATTGGATTATTGAGAGGTTTGCTTATTTGTCGAGGAAAACAATGGTAACGGGTAATCCTGGTCTGGACAGGGTTATTCGTGGTTCTAATTCTGTCTTGTTTTTTGGCGGGGCAGGTTCTGGTAAAACTACTCTTTTATTAACTATTGCTTCTAATATATGCATAGATAAAAATGATCCATGCCTATATATTAGTACTGAGGAAACCCTTCACTATGAACGAGTAGCTAGGTCTCCGCAAAAATTTGCTAATGTATTTTTTACTGAGATATATGATTTTGATGAATTATTTGATTTCATCGTTTTCAAACTACCCATCTTAGGGTTTAGGAGGGTATTTATTGATAGTATTAATTCTCTCTACCGTGTAATAGCTTCTGAGGAGGAATCTATTACTAGGTATGGATTATTGCTGGGTATGCTTTGGAAAAACACTGTTGATCGTGGAGGGTTCTTATTTGGTTCAGCACAGGTTAGAATGGGTTATGAAGATGAGGAATACGAGGTTGTTGCTAGTGGTATGAATATATTGGATTACTGGTTTAAAACAATAATTTATCTTGGATGGGAGGATGCTAAGAGGATGGCTCGTATAGTTAAGCCAGTAGAATACTCTGATGAATCATATTATTTTTTGATAAGTGGTGAGGGTATTGAGTGGGTTCATGATTAGTCCAGAATATT
This is a stretch of genomic DNA from Staphylothermus hellenicus DSM 12710. It encodes these proteins:
- a CDS encoding RAD55 family ATPase, producing the protein MSRKTMVTGNPGLDRVIRGSNSVLFFGGAGSGKTTLLLTIASNICIDKNDPCLYISTEETLHYERVARSPQKFANVFFTEIYDFDELFDFIVFKLPILGFRRVFIDSINSLYRVIASEEESITRYGLLLGMLWKNTVDRGGFLFGSAQVRMGYEDEEYEVVASGMNILDYWFKTIIYLGWEDAKRMARIVKPVEYSDESYYFLISGEGIEWVHD